Within Citromicrobium bathyomarinum, the genomic segment GGCGCGCGCTTCCCACGCGATTGGCGATCGCGCCGTGCAGCGCGATGTCGCTGCGGTAGGTGGCGAGGCCGTGGACGATCGCGCCGAAGCTTTGCGCCATCGCCGAACCGTCGATCACCGCCAGCACCGGCAGGCCGAAGCGGGCGGCGATATCGGCAGCCGACGGATCGCCATCGAACAGGCCCATCACGCCTTCGACGAGGATAATGTCCGCCGCGCACGCCGCCTCGTAGAGCAGGCGGCGGCAATCATCCTCGCCCACCATGAACAGGTCGAGCGACAGGACGGGATGCCCGCTCGCCCGCTCGAGGATCATCGGGTCGAGAAAGTCTGGCCCGCACTTGAACACGCGCACCCGCAGGCCGCGATCGCGGTAGCGGCGCGCGAGGGCGGCGGTGATCGTGGTCTTGCCCTGTCCCGATGCGGGCGCGGCGACCAGCAGCGCGGGGCAGCGCGCGCTGCCGGTCAAAGATCAATGCCTTTCTGCGCGCGAACCCCGGCACGAAAGGCATGCTTCACGTCGCGGATCGAGCTGACCGTGTCGGCGGCCTCGATGAAGTCATCATGCGCCGCGCGGCCCGTGATCACCACATGCTGCATCGGCGGGCGGGCCTCGATCGCGGGCATGATTTCTTCCAGCGAGAGATAGCGATAGGTGACGAGGTAGGTCAGCTCGTCGAGCACCACGAGATGGATCGAGGGATCGGCGAGCGCCTCCTTCGCCTTGTCCCACCCCGCGCGGGCGGCGGCGATGTCGCGGTCGCGGTTCTGCGTTTCCCAGGTAAAGCCTTCGCCGCAGCGTTCCCAGCGCATGTTGGGATCACGAGCGAAATACGCGCGCTCGCCCACTTCCTCCTTGCCCTTGATGAACTGGAACACGGCAGCCTTGTGGCCATAGCCGAGCGTGCGCGCGACCATCCCGAAGGCGGAGGACGACTTGCCCTTGCCGTTGCCGGTCAGGACCAGCAGCAGGCCCTTGTCCTCCTGCGCAGCCGCGATCCGCTTGTCGACCACCGCCTTGTGCTTCGCGGTGCGGGCACGGTAGCGGCGGTCGATCTCTTCCTTGTCGGCGTCGCTCACCGGGCGCTGTCCGGCACGCGCTGACCCGTCAGGCTGCGCACCGCGACATGCGCGACCACCGCGATGCCGGTCCAGCTCAGCGTCGCGATCAGCGTGCCGGGGAAATAGCGTTCGAGGCGCGGCAGCCAGCCGGCCAGCGTCGCATCGGGGAAATGCCCGCTGAGCGCATAGAACCCGCCGCTGGAAAAGGCGTTGGAAACGAACGCTGCGCCTGCGACGATGGCGATCAGCGCGGGCAGATGCGCGGGCTTCACCTCGAGCCGCGCGGCGGCAAAGCGCCCCGCCAGCCACATCACGCCATAGGCGGGCAGCAGCATCCAGTAGGCGATGGTGAAGCAGAAGCTCTCGCCACCCTCAATCCCGATCACCGCAAGATCGATCGCGAAGGCCAGCGCGAACAGCGCGGGGAAGGCGAGGCGCGGGCGGATGTAGAACCCGGCGACGAGGAAGCTGGCGAGGCTGGTTTCGGGCAGGTGCACGAACTCGCTGAGCGAATGCGGCCGGGTCGCCAGCATGACCACGACAAGCGCGGCGAAGACGAGAATGTCGAACCGCCGGATCGCGTGATCGGACGGCGCGGTGATGGATAGATCGGACATCATTGGACTCCCTTGAAGTTGCAACGATGCGTTGCCCGAAGCGCCCAGCCGGAAAGGCAAGGGCCACGGGACAGAAGGCCATGACCGGGGGCCATGGCGCACAAACAGGATCGCGAGTGCCGGATGGCGGCCCTCCCTCTTCAACGCACACACAGGTGTCGTCCACCAAGGGATCGGACCCTCTTTCGACCGGTACATCCCGCCCGGGCGAAGAACGACGGCAACGGGCCGGTTTCCTGACTTGCCGGTTCGACGCGAAATCCGCCGCCTTCTCGAAAGGGCGATGCCCTTGCAATGGCGCGATGGCGGTCCGCTCACCGGTTACAGTTGCGGGAGCAGTGCCGGATTGAGCTGGCGTCGCCAGCCTGCCGGACTTCCCGATTAAGCCCTTGCGGGCACCCGTTACGCCGCCCCTGATATGGAGGATCGGCAGCGCAGGCAAGGCTTCGCGATTGCACAATCAGCTTGCCACGCGCTTCGCCCCCGCATATCCGGCGGCCAAGCTTCAGGTTCCCCGAGAGGGGATTGAAAGGGAACGCGGTTAAAGACCGTGGCTGCCCCTGCAACTGTGAGCGGAGAGCCATCGGCCATCATGCCATTGGGGCGCGCAAGCGGCCCGAGAAGGCGGCCCGACCGGCATCGACCCGCGAGCCAGGAGACCTGCCTGACGCCGTCGTTCTTCGTCCGGACAGGGTGTGCCGGCCGAACGGGGTTTTCCTCGAGAAACGACAGCCATTGCCTCGTGCGGCGCGTGCCGGACGGGATGGCTGGTGCGTGCGCCTCGCGGTGCCTGTTCCCGTCATTCCCCCCGACACGATCCGCGCGGAGCGTCGTGTCACTTCTGGGGAATATTCATGCCCAAAAACTACTGTGTTTCCATCCTGGCGCTTGCCGCCGTGCTGTCGCTGTCCACCGCCGCCCATGCGGAGGATGCCGACGATACCATTGTCGTCTCCGCGCTCAGAACCCCGGTCGAGACCGATCGCGTGTCGTCCTCGATCACCGTGCTCGACCTCGAGCGGATCGAGCAGGATCAGCCGATCGCGGTGTCCGACGTGCTCGTGCGCACACCGGGCATCAGCCTCTCGCGCAACGGCGGCTATGGCACCTCCACCTCGCTACGCATACGCGGGGCCGATGCGGGCCAGGCCGTGCTCGTTGTCGACGGGATGCGGCTGGCCGACGCCTCCACCACCGATGGGGGCGCGGATTTCGGCAACCTGTTCGCCGACGATATCGAGCGGATCGAGATCCTGCGCGGGCCGCAGTCGATCCTGTGGGGCAGCAATGCCATCGGCGGCGTGGTCAACGTGCTCACCAACCGCCCAACCGCGCCACTGGAAGGCCGCGTCTCGATCGAGGGCGGATCGCGCAACACGCTGAATGCGCGTGCGGGTGTCGGCGGCAGCGGCAAGCTGCTCGACTGGCGGATCGCGGGCAGCACCTTCACCACCGACGGCATCTCCGCGCGCACCAGCGGCACCGAGCGCGACGGGTTCGAGCGCCAGTCGGCCAGCGGCACGCTGACCGCCAGGATCGCCCCCACGCTCTCGGCCGACCTGCGCGGCTATTACTCGCATGGCAGCAATGATTTCGACGGGTTTTCAGGTGACAGCCGCGCTTTTGGCGTGACGCAGACCTGGGCGACCTATGCCGGGATCAATGCGACCGTGCTGGATGGACGGCTCGCCAGCCGGCTCGCCTTCATCGAGACCCGGACCGACCGCGACAATTTCGATCCCGCAAGATCGGTCCGCACCAAGACCTTCGACGCACAGGGCCGCACGCGCCGCTACGAATACCAAGGCGATCTGACCCTGTCCGATAGGGTGCAGGTCTCCTTCGGGGCAGAGCGCGAGGAACAGCGCATGCGCACCGCCTCTCCGCGCGACAATAATGCGCCGATCGATGTCACCCGCGCGCAGGCGGACACGAACAGCCTGTATGCGCTGGCGCGCGTCACGCCGGTGGCCGGGCTGACGATCGATGGCGGGGTGCGCTACGACGATCACACGCGTTTTGGCGACAACACGGTGTTCAGCGCAGGCGCAAGCTTCGAGCCATGGAATGGCGGCACGCGGCTGCGGGCGAACTATTCGGAAGGCTTCAAGGCGCCCTCGCTCTACCAGCTGTTCAGCCAGTATGGCTTCGCGGACCTCGACCCCGAACATGCCAAGGGCTGGGAAGCCGGGATCGAGCAGGATCTGCTGGATGAGCGGCTGACGTTCTCGGCGGTGTATTTCGAGCGCGACACCGACAATCTGATCGATTTCGCCTATTGCCCGACCTCGGCCCCGCTGCCGCCCGAATGCTTCATTCCGGGCAGCGATGTGGAGCGCTTCGGCTATTACGCCAATGTCGACCAAGCCCGCGCGCGCGGCGTCGAAGTTGCGGGCGACGCGCGCTTCGGCGCGATCTTCGCGCGCGGTAATTTCAGCTGGGTCGAGGCCGAAGATCGCACGCAAGGGTCCACCTTCGGCCAGCAATTGCCGCGCGTGCCGCAATACCTCGCCAATGCCGCGATCGGCTATCAGGCGCGGCAGGGCCATTCGCTGAGCATTGCGCTGCGCTATTCGGGCGAAAGCACGGACCGGGCGGGTGGCGACATGCTGGACGACTACCTGCTGACCGATCTGCGCGGCGAGTTGCACGTGAGCGGGCCGCTGATACTCTATGGCCGGGTCGAGAACCTGTTCGACACCGACTACGTCACCGCCAAGGGGTACGGCACGCTCGGCCGCAGCGTTCATATCGGAGTTAGGACGCGGCTGTGACGCTGGCGCCTGCCAGCAGCGGCGCGTCTGTCGTCGTGTGCAGCACCTGCCGCCTGTCCGCCGATCGTCGCGAAGACGACGACGGGCAGCGCGGCGGCGCGCGCCTCGCGGAGGCGCTGCGTGCGGCACAGGGCGCGAGCGAGCGCTATGCCGACATCGCGATCGAGGAGATGCCCTGTCTGTTCGCGTGCCAGCGGCACTGCACCGTGCATGTGCGCGGGCCGGGCAAGATCGGCTATGTGCTGGGCGACTTCGCACCCGACAGCGAGAGCGCCGAGGCGATCCTCGAATACACCGCCCATCACGCTGAAAGCGAGCACGGCAAGGTCGCCTATGCGAAATGGCCCGAAGGGGTGAAGGGCCACTTCATCGTGCGCGTGCCGCCCGAAGGAAAGGTCGCGACATGATCGCTTTCGCCGATCCCGCCGCGTTCGCCCATGCGCTTGCTACGCTGCCCGAGCCCGATCCGAAGGTGCGTGCCGCTGCGAGCGCGCGGCAGGCGGAGCTGACCAAACCGGCGGGTTCACTCGGCAGGCTGGAGGAGATCGCGGTCTTCATGGCGGGTTGGCAGAACACGCCCCGACCCACGCTCGAACGGATTGATGTGGTGGTGTTCGCGGGCAATCACGGCTGCGCGGCGCAAGGCGTAAGCGCCTTTCCCACCGAGGTGACCGCGCAGATGGTCGCGAACTTCCAGCACGGCGGGGCTGCGATCAACGCGCTCAGCCATGCCTGCGGGGCGAGCCTTGCCGTGATCCCGCTCGACCTCGACAGGCCGACCGCCGATATCTCGCGCGCACCCGCGATGAGCGAGGCGGAATGCCTCGACGCGCTGAACCGCGGTGCGGCTGCGGTGCCGGACGGATGCCAGCTGTTCGTCCCCGGCGAGATGGGCATCGGCAATACCACCCCCGCAGCTGCGTTGTGCGCCGCCGCGCTTGGGGGCGAGGCCGAGGCATGGGTCGGCCGAGGCACCGGCGTCGACGATACGATCCTCGCCCGCAAGCGCGCGCTCGTCGACAATGCGCTGGCCCTGCATGGCACTGCATGCACCAATGCCTTTGAAACGCTGCGCCGGCTCGGCGGGCGCGAGATCGCGGCGATGGCGGGGGCGGTCCTCGCCGCGCGCCACAAACGCATACCGGTGATGCTCGACGGGTTCATCGGCTGCGCGGCCATCGCGCCGCTCGCGGCAGAGGCACCGGGCATCGTCGATCACTGCCTCGCGGCGCATCGCTCTGCCGAGAATGCGCATGGTCGCCTGCTTGGCGCGCTCGGGCTCGTTCCGCTGCTCGCGCTCGACATGCGGCTGGGCGAAGGCTCCGGCGCGGCGGTGGCGGTGCAGATCGTCCGCTCCGCACTGGCCGCGCATGAGCGGATGGCGACTTTCGCCGAAGCTGCGGTGGCAGGGGCGACGTGAAGCCCTTCGACCTCCATCTGCTACGCCACGGCCCCCCGCTGCGCACCGGGCTGATGCTGGGTCATCATGACGAACCGGCGGCCCCGGGCGCACACCGTGCGCTGGTCGACCATGCGCAGGGTCTGGGCGCGGCGGAAGTGATCTCGTCGGACCTCAGCCGCGCGAGCGATGGCGCACGCGCGATTGCCGATTCACGCGCCCTTCCGCTGCGGATTGATCCGCGTTGGAGGGAGCTCGATTTCGGCGAGTGGGACGGCAAGCCATCCGCCGCGCTGGACCCACGGCAGCTCGAGGATTTCTGGGCCGATCCCGATGCCAACCCGCCGCCCGATGGCGAGCGGTGGAGCGACCTTCGCAGCAGGATCCGCGAGGCCATCGCCGAGCTGGACACAACCGCCATCGTGGTCTCGCATGCCGGGGCGATGCGGGCGGCGGTCTCGGTTCTCACGGGGCTGGATCATCGCGCCGTCTGGGCGTTCGACCTTCCCTATGGCGCCTTGCTCTCGATCCGCGTCTGGCGCGGCGAGGGGAGCGAACTGGCAAGCGGACAGATCGTCGGCCTGCGGACATGAAATCGCTCGTCCTCGCCATCCAGTTCATGACGCGCGTGCCGCTGCCTGCGGTCGACGCGGACATGCGCGATATGGCGGGCGCGATGCGCTGGTTTCCGCTGACAGGCGTGATCGTGGGGCTGGCGGTGTGGGGCGCGGTTTGGGCGGGCGGATTGGTCGATCCGCTGGTCGCGGGCGCGGCGGGGCTTATCGTCTGGGCGGCGATCACCGGCGCGCTTCACCTCGATGGCCTGGGCGACGTGGCCGACGCATCGGGCGGGGCGCACAAGGACGCCAGTCGGATCTCGGAGATACTTGCCGATCCGCATATCGGCAGTTTCGGAGTGGTCGCCATCGGCTTGCAGCTGTGCGCCAAGTTTGCGCTGCTTTCGGGGCTTTCGAGAGGGAGCGATTTCTGGGTGTTGCCCGCGATCTGTTGCATCGCCCGGCTGGGCCCTCTGCTGTGGGCCAAGTGTTTGCCGCCGCTGCATGAGGGTATGGGGACCCAGTTCGCGAGCGCGCTGCGCTGGTACGACCTGACAGGCTGGATCATTATCGCCGCGGTCCTGTGCTGGCTTGCGCCCGCATTCCTGGTGGCGGCTCCTGCGATAGGGTTGTGGGCGCTCTGGGTCCGTTCGCGCCTGGGCGGCATATCGGGCGATAGCCACGGCGCGGGGATCGAAATCGTCGAGAGCGTGCTGCTGCTCGCCTGGCTCGCCGCATCATGAGCGGCGCGTTCGACTGGCATGGCGGCAGGCTCGACGCGGCCTGCGCGCATTTCGGTGGAGCGCGGGAAGAGTGGCTCGACCTGTCGACCGGGATCAATCCGTACCCCTGGCCGGTGCCGGTCGATCTGGCGCCCGACTGGCATGCTCTGCCCGATCCTTCCGCACTGGCCCGGCTGGAGGGCGTGGCCGCGCAGTATTTCTGCGTCGATCCCTCGCTCTGCTGCGCGGTGCCGGGCAGCGAGATCGGGTTGCGGCTGATTGCCGCGATCCTTGGCTTGCCGGGGGGCTATATCGAGCCGACCTATCGCACGCACGCCGCGATGTTCGCGCAGGCGCAGGCGGTGAAAGCTCCACGCGCCGACGACTTGGCGAATGCTCTCGTCATCGCCAATCCCAACAACCCCGATGGCCGCGTCACACCACCCGAGATGCTGCGCGAATGGCTCGCGCTGCAGGAGACGGCGGGCGGCTGGCTGATCGTGGACGAGGCTTTCGTGGACACCATGCCGCAGATCAGCATCGCGGCGCAAGTCGACCCCGCGCGCCGACTGATCGTGCTGCGATCCTTCGGCAAGTTCTTCGGGCTGGCGGGCGTGCGGCTGGGCTTCGCGATCGCGCCGCCGGACGTCATCTCCGCACTGCGCAATCTGCTGGGCGACTGGCCCTTATCGGGCGCGGCACTCGCAATCGGTGAACGCGCCTATGCCGATAGAGCTTGGATCGACGCGACGCGCACCGCGCTTGCCACGCGCGCCGCGCAGTTCGACCGCATTCTGTCGCACCATGGCATGGCTCCGCAGGGCGCCTCGCCGCTGTTCCGGCTCGTCCGCGCTGAAAACGCGGGCGCGCTGTTCGATCGCCTCGCCCGACATCATATCCTGACGCGACCCTTCGCCGATCGCCCGGACTGGCTCCGCTTCGGCGTCCCGGCCGACGAAGCGCAGATGCAGCGCGTTGCTAGGGCGCCGGGCGATGGCTGATCCGGTGCTCGCCGCAGCGATGGCCCTGGATGCGGCGTTCGGCTGGCCCGGCTGGCTCTACCGGCGCGTGGGCCATCCGGTCGGAGGGTTTGCGCGGATCATCTCGGCTGGCGCGGAGATGCTCAACCGCCCCCAGTACAGCGCATCGCAACGACGGCTCGGGGGGATCGCGACCTTGCTCGCGGTCGTGACGACTGCCGGTCTGATCGCGTGGGCCGCGCAAGCCATCGTCCGGCAGATGCTGGGCGACAACGGCTGGCTAGTCGTCGCGCTCCTCGCCTTTCCCGCCATCGCCCAGCGCAGCCTGATCGACCATGTGCGTGCGGTGTCTAGCGCGCTCGCCACCGGCGATCTTACTGCCGCGCGGCAGGCGGTGGCGATGATCGTGGGCCGCGATACCGCAGCGCTGGACGAGGCCGGCGTGGCGCGCGCGGCGATCGAGAGCCTCGCGGAAAGCTTTTGCGACGGAGTGATCGCGCCCATCTTCTGGTTCGCGGTCCTGGGCCTGCCCGGCATCTGGATGTTCAAGGCAATCAACACCGCCGACAGCATGATCGGCCATATCGAGGAGCCGTGGCGCGATTTCGGTTGGGCGGCTGCGCGGATCGACGATGTCGCGAATTTCCTGCCCGCACGCCTCGCCGCGATCTTGATCTGCCTCGCCGGGCTTGGCGGCTGGCGGATCATGTGGCGCGACCATGCGCGCCACGCATCTCCCAATGCGGGTTGGCCCGAAGCGGCGATGGCAGGCGCGCTTGGCGTTCGCCTTGCCGGACCGATCAGCTACGACGGGGTCGGGCATGACACGCCCTTCATCGGCAGCGGCGGCGAGGCGACGCCCGGCGATCTCCGCAGGGCGATCCGGATCGTCTCGCTCGCCTGGGTTATCACCTTCTTGATTGCGGGAGCATTTGCATGGCTGGCCTGATGCTGCAGGGGACAGGCTCCGACGTGGGCAAGTCGGTGCTGGTGGCGGGCCTGTGCCGCGCGCTCGCCAATCGCGGGATCGCGGTGCTGCCGTTCAAGCCGCAGAATATGTCCAACAATGCCGCCGTCACGCCCGAAGGCGGCGAGATCGGGCGCGCACAGGCATTGCAGGCGGTGGCCGCGCGGGCGGAGCTGCATGTCGACATGAACCCCGTGCTGCTCAAGCCGCAGGCGGACCATACCTCGCAGGTCGTGGTCCATGGCAGGATGCGCGGCACGCTGGGTTCGGGATCGTTCAGGCAGGCGCGGGGTGCCCTGCTGGGCGAAGTGATGGAGAGCTATCGTCGCCTTTCGGCGCGGTGCGATATCGTGGTCGTCGAAGGCGCCGGATCGCCCGCGGAGATCAATCTGCGCGCGGGCGACATCGCTAACATGGGCTTTGCGCGCGCCGCCGAGGTCCCGGTCGTGCTGGTCGGCGATATCGACCGCGGCGGCGTGATCGCGGCGCTGGCCGGAACGCGCGCCGTGATCGACCCTGCCGATGCGGCGACGATCCGCGGCTTCATCGTCAACAAATTCCGCGGCGACCCCGCGCTATTCACCGATGGCTATGCCGCTATCGAGCAACTGACCCGATGGCGCGGCTATGGTGTGGTTCCGTGGCTCGCCAAGGCACATCATTTGCCGAGCGAGGATGCGGTTGTCCTCGAACGCGCAGCCGCCGCCAGTTCCGGCCCGAAACGCATCGCCTGCCCGATCCTGCCGCGCATCGCCAATTTCGACGATCTCGATGCGCTGAAATCCGAACCCTCGGTCGAACTCGTGATGGTGCCGCCCGATGCGCCGATCCCGGTGGTCGATATGATCGTGCTGCCCGGCTCCAAGGCGACCATCGCCGACCTTGCGTTCATCCGCGAACAGGGCTGGGACATCGACATTATCGCCCACCACCGGCGCGGAGGCACGGTGCTGGGGATTTGCGGCGGCTACCAGATGCTGGGCCGCTCGATCGACGATCCGCGCGGCATCGAAGGCGCGGCGGGGCGAGCGGACGGGCTCGGCCTGCTCGACGTGGAAACCGTGCTGACCGGCGACAAGCGGGTCAGCCAGGTGCAGGGCAGGGCGCTCGACGCCGAGTTTGCCGGTTACGAGATCCACATCGGCCAGACCACCGGCACTGATACGACGCGCCCCTTTGCCATGCTGGGCGAAGGCCATGCAGACGGAGCGCAGAGTGCCGACGGCACGGTGATGGGGACCTATTGCCACGGATTGCTGGAATCGGGCCCCTTGCGCCGCGCGCTGCTGGCGAAGATCGACGCTCCCTCGCACGCGCAGCCGCATGCGGACCGGGTCGACGCGGCGCTGGAGGATATCGCGGCCACGCTGGAAGAGGCGCTCGACGTCGACGGTCTCATCGCGCTGGCAAGGGAGAACGCCATATGACGAGCCTGCTGGTCTTAGGAGGCGCGCGCTCGGGCAAAAGCCGGTACGCGCAGCAACGCAGCGAAGCGATCGACGGACGCCTTGCCTATATCGCGACGGCGGAAGCGCGCGACGACGAGATGCACCAGCGGATTGACCGTCACCGCGCAGATCGCGGCGAACGGTGGTTCACCATCGAAGCTCCGCTCGACCTGCCGGCCGCGATCGCGGAGGCGGATGCAAAGGCCGATGCAATCCTCGTCGATTGCCTGACGCTGTGGCTGTCCAACCTCATCCTCGCCGATCGGCCGGTGCCGGTCGATGCGCTCGAGCGTGCGATCGGCGAATGCCGTCATCCGATCGCCCTGGTCGCGAACGAGGTCGGCTTTGGCATCGTGCCGGACAATGCCCTTGCCCGCCGCTTCCGGGACGAAGCGGGGAGGCTCAACCAGCGGATTGCCGGCGTCGTGGACGAAGTCGTCCTGGTGGCGGCGGGGCTGCCGCTATCTCTGAAAGCATGAGTCGCCAATGGCGTATTTCCGGCCGGGGAAAGGCTACCTCACAGGCCGTGTTGTATAACCAGCGGGCATCGTAGTCGGAAAATGGCGGAGACGAAGCGGTTCTGCCTTCTCGTCCAAGTATGTTCTACGCAGGGTCACTCAAGCCGATGCGCTCGATATTTCATTTTGGTCGCTTCGGTCGACGGCACTGCGGGCCGACGTGTTGCGCGGTGTCAGGTCTTGAAGCCGCTAGGAGGTGCGCAATTCGGTGAGTCTCTTTTCCCACATCAGCGCATGTTCGATGATCTTGTCGAGATTGTCGTAACGCGGCGTCCACGGAACGGTCGCGCGCAGCAGCGAACTGTCGGCGACGAGCATTGCCGGGTCGCCCGCGCGGCGCTCGCCAAAGACGCGTTCGATCTGGCCTCCCGTCACCCGGTCGACCGCGTCGAGCACTTCGAGCACGGAGAACCCGCGTCCGTAGCCGCAATTCATCGTCATCGACCGTTCCGGCTCGGCGATCAGCGCATCGAGCGCCAGCACATGCGCTGCGGCCAGATCGCTGACATGGATATAGTCGCGCACGCCGGTGCCGTCGGGCGTGTCGTAATCGGTCCCGAACACGCTCACCGCATCGCGCTTGCCCAGCGCGGCTTCGACAGCGACCTTGATCAGGTGTGTCGCTCCCGCGGTCGACTGCCCCGTGCGCGCTTGCGGATCGGCCCCGGCCACGTTGAAATAGCGCAGCGCGCAGAAGTTGATCGGATGGGCATGGGCGGTATCCGCGAGCATCTGCTCGGTCATCAGCTTGGACCAGCCATAGGGGTTGATCGGCACGGTCGGCGTCTGCTCCGTCACCGGCGAGACATCGGGCACGCCGTATGTGGCGGCAGTGGAGCTGAACAGGATATGCGGCACGCCAGCCGCCACCGCAGCCTCGATCAGGCCACGGCTCTTCACCGTATTGTTTTCGTAATACCACAATGGCTTGGCGACCGATTCAGGCACGATGATCGAGCCTGCAAAGTGCATTACTGCGCCTTTGCCATCGCCCATGCCCTGTTCGGCAAAGACACGTGCAAGCAGATCGCGGTCGGCGATATCACCTTCGTAGAAAGGGACGTCCTCAGGTACCGCGAAGCGGAAGCCGGTCGAAAGGTTGTCGATCACCACCACCGGGCGGCCGGCGTCGCGCAGCGCGTGAACGGCGTGGCTACCGATATAGCCTGCACCGCCGGTTACGAGGGCGGGGCTTTTATCCATTCTCTCCATGGGTTCTCAAATACGTCCACTTGGGATCAGATCAAGCGAAGCCTCTATTCACAATACCTATGCAGATTCGTTAATTCATCGCGGTCGGTTTGTTTCAACCATTCTCATCTTTCTCGACCGTCACGCTCCGCTATGCCGATTTCGGGCGCGATGCGGGTTCGGGCTTCAATCCGGGGGTCGATGGTGCCTCGAGGGCTTGCAATTGATTGTTTTTAAGGGATGGTTTACCATCTTTCCTCGAAACCGGAGCGCTACGCAGCGGGTCTTTCCAAGCGAGGCCAGATATCTTCTGACTTGCGAATTGAATCTCAATTACTGTGCTGCCTGGGACTCTTACGCGCTCGGGACAGAGCGATTTCTTGAATGCCACTATTTGGAAAAATCGGCGTGAGGCGGCTATTGGAAGAAGAGGACCGCGCGCGTTCGTAGACCTTAGCATCGGGGGGCTTGCTGAAGGTCCTCGCTTAATGGTTCGGAAACCGCTGCCCTGTACCAATCTAGAAGACCTAAAGTTTGGAAATACCATGGAAGATCGTGAAAAAAAGCGCCTGCAGACGCTCCACGGCTACCGTTTGCTCGACACCCCGCCCGAGCCGGAATTCGATGATGTCGTAAGGCGGGCCGCAGAGCGCTTCGGCACCCCGATTGCGCTCATGTCGCTGGTCGACGCCGACAGGCAGTGGTTCAAGGCGAAGGTCGGCCTCGATGTCGACGAGACGCCGCGCTCGGTCGCATTCTGTGCCTATGCCATTCAGGGCGATGACGTGATGGTGGTGGAAGATGCCAGGGACGACGAGCGTTTCAGCCGCAATCCTCTGGTCCTCGATGATCCATCGATCCGCTTCTACGCGGGCGCTCCGGTGACCGCAGAAGGTGGAGACAAGCTGGGCACGATCTGCATCATCGATCGCAGGCCGAGGCATGATTTCAGCGAGGCGGACAGGGAAGCCCTGACCAAACTGGCGGCTGAAGTCAGCCGGATGCTGGGATCGGCCAAAGAAATGGCCCGCACTGGCTAGGACATGAGCGGTAGCGCATCCATCCGCGCAGGCGGAGCATCGGGTCCGTTGATTTGGGGCGGGCTGCTGGCCAGGCTCCCGGTGCAAATCCTCGGCCTTGCGCTGGGATATGGCCTGCTCGGCTGGATCGGCCAGCAGCTGGCACCGCCGCCCGGCTTTGCTTCGCTCATCTGGCCGGCAGCGGGGCTCTCCATCGCGGCTATCACTGCTCTGGGCTACCGTGTCTGGCCGGGCGTGTTTTTAGGCGCGTGGTGCGTCAATGCACTCGCGGCTGGTTCGGGCGAGCTTCAAGCCGATGTGACCGTGGCGCTCGATGCCACTTTGATCGCGACCGGGTCGACCCTGCAGGCCCTTCTGGGGGCTTACTGGATAAGGAGCCGCGCGGGTTTCCCGCTCAAGCTGGAGGGGCCGCGAGAACTCGTGCGGCTTCTCCTGTTGGTCGGCCCGTTCACCTGTCTTGTCGGCGCCACCTTCGGAACGGCGACGCTCTTCGCGAGCGGCGTCGTGGCGCAGAGCAACCTGATCAACTTCTGGCTGCGCTGGTGGGGCGGCGACATGGGCGGCGTTCTGATTGTCGTCCCGCTTCTGTTCCTC encodes:
- the cobD gene encoding threonine-phosphate decarboxylase CobD, which gives rise to MSGAFDWHGGRLDAACAHFGGAREEWLDLSTGINPYPWPVPVDLAPDWHALPDPSALARLEGVAAQYFCVDPSLCCAVPGSEIGLRLIAAILGLPGGYIEPTYRTHAAMFAQAQAVKAPRADDLANALVIANPNNPDGRVTPPEMLREWLALQETAGGWLIVDEAFVDTMPQISIAAQVDPARRLIVLRSFGKFFGLAGVRLGFAIAPPDVISALRNLLGDWPLSGAALAIGERAYADRAWIDATRTALATRAAQFDRILSHHGMAPQGASPLFRLVRAENAGALFDRLARHHILTRPFADRPDWLRFGVPADEAQMQRVARAPGDG
- the cbiB gene encoding adenosylcobinamide-phosphate synthase CbiB produces the protein MADPVLAAAMALDAAFGWPGWLYRRVGHPVGGFARIISAGAEMLNRPQYSASQRRLGGIATLLAVVTTAGLIAWAAQAIVRQMLGDNGWLVVALLAFPAIAQRSLIDHVRAVSSALATGDLTAARQAVAMIVGRDTAALDEAGVARAAIESLAESFCDGVIAPIFWFAVLGLPGIWMFKAINTADSMIGHIEEPWRDFGWAAARIDDVANFLPARLAAILICLAGLGGWRIMWRDHARHASPNAGWPEAAMAGALGVRLAGPISYDGVGHDTPFIGSGGEATPGDLRRAIRIVSLAWVITFLIAGAFAWLA
- a CDS encoding cobyric acid synthase, translating into MAGLMLQGTGSDVGKSVLVAGLCRALANRGIAVLPFKPQNMSNNAAVTPEGGEIGRAQALQAVAARAELHVDMNPVLLKPQADHTSQVVVHGRMRGTLGSGSFRQARGALLGEVMESYRRLSARCDIVVVEGAGSPAEINLRAGDIANMGFARAAEVPVVLVGDIDRGGVIAALAGTRAVIDPADAATIRGFIVNKFRGDPALFTDGYAAIEQLTRWRGYGVVPWLAKAHHLPSEDAVVLERAAAASSGPKRIACPILPRIANFDDLDALKSEPSVELVMVPPDAPIPVVDMIVLPGSKATIADLAFIREQGWDIDIIAHHRRGGTVLGICGGYQMLGRSIDDPRGIEGAAGRADGLGLLDVETVLTGDKRVSQVQGRALDAEFAGYEIHIGQTTGTDTTRPFAMLGEGHADGAQSADGTVMGTYCHGLLESGPLRRALLAKIDAPSHAQPHADRVDAALEDIAATLEEALDVDGLIALARENAI
- the cobU gene encoding bifunctional adenosylcobinamide kinase/adenosylcobinamide-phosphate guanylyltransferase; its protein translation is MTSLLVLGGARSGKSRYAQQRSEAIDGRLAYIATAEARDDEMHQRIDRHRADRGERWFTIEAPLDLPAAIAEADAKADAILVDCLTLWLSNLILADRPVPVDALERAIGECRHPIALVANEVGFGIVPDNALARRFRDEAGRLNQRIAGVVDEVVLVAAGLPLSLKA
- the galE gene encoding UDP-glucose 4-epimerase GalE, which gives rise to MDKSPALVTGGAGYIGSHAVHALRDAGRPVVVIDNLSTGFRFAVPEDVPFYEGDIADRDLLARVFAEQGMGDGKGAVMHFAGSIIVPESVAKPLWYYENNTVKSRGLIEAAVAAGVPHILFSSTAATYGVPDVSPVTEQTPTVPINPYGWSKLMTEQMLADTAHAHPINFCALRYFNVAGADPQARTGQSTAGATHLIKVAVEAALGKRDAVSVFGTDYDTPDGTGVRDYIHVSDLAAAHVLALDALIAEPERSMTMNCGYGRGFSVLEVLDAVDRVTGGQIERVFGERRAGDPAMLVADSSLLRATVPWTPRYDNLDKIIEHALMWEKRLTELRTS
- a CDS encoding GAF domain-containing protein, with amino-acid sequence MEDREKKRLQTLHGYRLLDTPPEPEFDDVVRRAAERFGTPIALMSLVDADRQWFKAKVGLDVDETPRSVAFCAYAIQGDDVMVVEDARDDERFSRNPLVLDDPSIRFYAGAPVTAEGGDKLGTICIIDRRPRHDFSEADREALTKLAAEVSRMLGSAKEMARTG